A region of Solanum dulcamara chromosome 7, daSolDulc1.2, whole genome shotgun sequence DNA encodes the following proteins:
- the LOC129895226 gene encoding uncharacterized protein LOC129895226 — translation MDELYNKIEPQMLLKKTIQKTKNFLQKTPHNLKSFLFGGHHKLPKAARHFNPFFSVSKRFSGSKRIAKTTVKELDDLYKDYYQQWHQPDHNDIPARKITSKNARKFQGMAEGDYSESQRKLAVRFGMEDIERERRKEDEKKGQEVLTRSTSKGSLTLLQKMEELEMVEGEDIDHVLDIEEVLQCYTLLNSPVYVDIVDRFFMDMYTEFSIRKPSASVNSSMRRLGPLKL, via the coding sequence ATGGACGAGTTGTACAACAAGATAGAGCCACAAATGCTGCTTAAGAAAACCATCCAAAAGACTAAAAATTTCCTTCAGAAAACTCCTCATAATCTCAAGTCATTTCTCTTTGGAGGTCACCACAAGCTACCTAAAGCTGCTCGTCACTTCAATCCCTTTTTCTCAGTCAGCAAACGATTTTCAGGCAGCAAAAGAATCGCAAAGACTACTGTTAAGGAGTTGGATGACTTGTACAAGGACTACTATCAACAATGGCATCAACCTGATCACAATGATATTCCAGCGAGAAAGATAACTTCCAAAAATGCAAGGAAATTTCAAGGTATGGCTGAAGGAGATTATAGCGAAAGCCAGAGGAAACTTGCTGTGCGGTTTGGTATGGAAGACATAGAAAGAGAAAGGAGGAAGGAAGATGAGAAGAAAGGGCAAGAGGTCTTAACACGAAGCACAAGTAAAGGGAGTCTCACTTTACTGCAGAAAATGGAGGAATTGGAAATGGTGGAAGGAGAAGATATTGATCACGTGCTAGATATAGAAGAAGTGCTCCAATGCTACACTCTGCTAAACAGCCCAGTTTATGTTGACATTGTTGACCGATTTTTCATGGACATGTACACTGAGTTCTCGATTCGAAAACCATCAGCCAGTGTCAACAGTTCAATGCGAAGACTTGGTCCTCTCAAGCTCTAG
- the LOC129895225 gene encoding putative Peroxidase 48 translates to MDFTRKLSFLVLLLCVLFSLQNQDVDDINEMFEFSSRTDKYCSLSHDDSQYSIFDDHLFPPLPMFATTSVERRKLQQQTASVGYLIYDYYQQTCPQAERIIRSSVRNLFRKRPQIAPALLRLVFHDCFVEGCDASVLLDSVEGMHSEKESPTNESLKGYDVIDIVKSELEEACPGVVSCADAVVLAARESIILVGGPFYPLKTGRRDSVSSFAEDATFELPSPQDDLSKIIESFSSKGFDERETVSLLGAHSTGVIHCKFFVNRLFNFSGTNSSDPSMDSEFLSLLRSKCNTNQTTLMSPTSKSLSPSQLISTSLSPSSIIHKLSSALVEEPAIKMDFEGPGESFGTLYYRSLLQGRGILYVDQQLTAGEETKTWVQAYASDVSLFHKDFGLTMMKLSNLGVLTAPMGQIRKDCRKVS, encoded by the exons ATGGATTTTACACGGAAATTGAGTTTTCTAGTGCTTTTATTGTGCGTTCTCTTCTCTTTGCAGAACCAAGACGTTGATGATATCAATGAGATGTTTGAATTCTCTTCGCGCACTGACAAATATTGCTCTCTGTCTCATGATGATTCTCAGTACTCAATCTTCGATGATCACTTGTTTCCACCTCTTCCGATGTTCGCTACCACTTCAGTAGAGAGGAGAAAGCTCCAACAACAGACTGCCTCTGTTGGTTATCTCATATACGATTACTACCAACAAACTTGCCCTCAAGCTGAGCGAATCATCCGATCAAGTGTTCGGAATCTTTTCAGAAAGAGACCACAGATTGCTCCTGCATTGTTGAGGCTTGTTTTCCACGACTGCTTtgttgag GGGTGTGATGCCTCAGTTTTACTGGACTCAGTTGAAGGAATGCATAGCGAGAAAGAATCTCCTACCAATGAATCATTGAAGGGCTACGACGTAATAGATATCGTTAAATCAGAGCTCGAAGAAGCTTGTCCTGGAGTTGTTTCCTGTGCTGATGCTGTTGTTTTGGCTGCTAGAGAAAGCATTATTTTG GTTGGTGGCCCTTTCTACCCACTGAAAACGGGAAGGAGAGACAGTGTGTCTTCTTTCGCAGAAGATGCAACTTTTGAGCTTCCTAGTCCTCAGGATGATCTTTCCAAGATCATTGAGTCATTCTCATCCAAAGGTTTCGATGAAAGGGAAACAGTAAGCCTCTTAG GGGCTCACAGTACTGGAGTGATCCATTGCAAATTTTTCGTCAACAGGCTCTTCAACTTCAGTGGGACTAATAGCTCCGACCCTTCTATGGACTCGGAATTTTTGAGTCTCTTGAGGTCAAAATGCAACACCAATCAGACCACTTTGATGTCACCAACATCAAAATCATTATCCCCTTCCCAACTAATTTCAACATCACTTTCACCATCATCTATTATCCATAAATTGTCATCTGCCCTGGTAGAGGAGCCAGCAATAAAGATggactttgagggaccaggagAGAGTTTTGGTACACTGTATTACCGCAGTCTTCTACAAGGCAGGGGAATACTCTATGTGGATCAGCAGCTGACGGCAGGGGAAGAAACTAAAACCTGGGTCCAAGCTTATGCTTCAGATGTGTCTTTGTTTCACAAGGATTTTGGTTTGACAATGATGAAGCTTTCCAACTTGGGAGTCCTGACTGCACCAATGGGACAGATCCGCAAAGATTGCCGGAAAGTTTCCTGA
- the LOC129894261 gene encoding kinesin-like protein KIN-13B yields MNAVGRQRSGTSTAHHQRQYSDNFLETSSNGRWLQSAGLQHLQTSNNNIPQAPQGQEYGYYGGAQGSRMLRGAQRTYNGGTDLFAEPLTPPGNHRQSSQRRNGDEEVCPNEFSPGLLDLHSLDTELLPEMPVAGLYDAPSMHHFARAKSFDDSEQFLANNKQTGRVRGLPESNVSKSFAVDKDKASNVAKIKVVVRKRPLNKKELTKNEEDIIETRFNSLVVHETKLKVDLTQYVEKHEFVFDAVLNEEVSNDEVYHETVEPIVPIIFQRTKATCFAYGQTGSGKTYTMKPLPLRASRDLLRLIHHTYRNQGFQLFFSFFEIYGGKLFDLLNDRKKLCMREDGKQQVCIVGLQEYRVSDVEMIKELIDRGNATRSTGTTGANEESSRSHAILQLSVKRSADGSESKPPRVIGKLSFIDLAGSERGADTTDNDKQTRIEGAEINKSLLALKECIRALDNDQNHIPFRGSKLTEVLRDSFVGNSRTVMISCISPNAGSCEHTLNTLRYADRVKSLSKGNNSKKDVSSSTLNLKESTTLSFSAVVPSTSTFEDDTGDSWPEQTDKDEYDEDFYEQEKPMWKKNEKLDVYTISNSEDKMKRANAQTKWKEPPRTEAKYSNSDDDLNALLKDEEDLVNAHRKQVEETMDIVREEMNLLVEADQPGNQLDNYISRLNAILSQKAAGILELQNQLAHFQRRLKEHNVLVSSGN; encoded by the exons ATGAATGCAGTTGGAAGGCAAAGATCTGGAACGTCGACGGCGCATCACCAGCGGCAATACTCCGATAACTTCTTGGAGACTTCATCTAATGGAAGATGGCTTCAATCAGCTGGTCTTCAACATCTTCAAACTTCAAATAACAACATTCCTCAGGCTCCACAG GGACAGGAATATGGATACTATGGTGGAGCTCAAGGTTCGAGAATGCTAAGAGGTGCACAGAGGACATACAACGGAGGAACCGATCTCTTTGCGGAGCCTTTGACGCCGCCGGGAAATCATCGACAGTCAAGCCAGAGAAGGAATGGGGACGAAGAAGTCTGTCCCAATGAGTTCAGTCCTGGACTATTAGATCTACACTCATTGGATACTGAACTTCTACCAGAG ATGCCTGTTGCTGGCTTGTATGATGCTCCTTCCATGCATCATTTTGCTCGAGCAAAAAGTTTTGATGACTCAGAGCAATTCCTTGCAAACAACAAGCAAACTGGTCGAGTTCGGGGCTTGCCAGAGAGTAACGTCTCTAAGAGTTTTGCTGTTGACAAAGACAAGGCCAGCAATGTTGCAAAGATCAAAGTGGTG GTGCGTAAGCGACCACTTAACAAAAAGGAATTAACGAAGAATGAAGAAGACATCATTGAAACACGTTTCAACTCTCTAGTAGTCCATGAAACTAAACTCAAG GTTGATTTGACTCAGTATGTTGAGAAGCATGAGTTTGTCTTTGATGCTGTGCTAAATGAGGAGGTTTCGAATGATGAG GTATACCATGAAACAGTGGAGCCCATTGTTCCAATAATTTTCCAACGCACAAAAGCTACTTGCTTTGCATATGGGCAAACAG GAAGTGGCAAAACATATACCATGAAACCACTACCTCTGAGGGCATCTAGGGATCTTTTGAGGCTCATTCATCATACTTACCGGAACCAGGGGTTTCAGttgtttttcagtttttttgagATATATGGTGGAAAGCTCTTTGACTTGCTTAATGATCGGAA GAAACTTTGCATGAGAGAGGATGGTAAACAGCAAGTATGTATAGTTGGATTGCAAGAATACAGGGTCTCCGATGTGGAGATGATTAAGGAGCTCATTGACAGAGGAAATGCAACTAGAAGCACTGGCACCACTGGTGCCAATGAGGAATCATCCAGGTCACATGCTATTCTCCAGCTTTCTGTTAAGAGGTCAGCTGATGGTAGCGAATCTAAGCCTCCCCGTGTAATTGGGAAGCTATCCTTCATAGACCTTGCAGGAAGTGAACGTGGTGCCGATACAACTGATAATGATAAGCAAACCAG AATTGAAGGAGCAGAGATTAATAAAAGTTTGCTGGCACTAAAGGAGTGCATTAGAGCCCTTGACAATGATCAAAACCATATTCCTTTTAGAGGCAGTAAATTAACTGAAGTGCTGAGGGACTCTTTTGTTGGAAATAGTCGTACTGTTATGATATCTTGCATCTCCCCAAATGCAGGATCTTGTGAGCATACTTTAAATACATTAAGATATGCCGACAG GGTGAAGAGTCTCTCAAAAGGGAACAACTCAAAGAAGGACGTCTCATCCTCAACATTGAATCTGAAGGAGTCGACAACATTATCTTTTTCTGCAGTTGTACCTTCTACATCAACATTTGAAGATGATACCGGTGATTCATGGCCTGAACAGACTGACAAAGATGAATATGATGAAGATTTCTATGAACAAGAGAAGCCAATGTGGAAGAAGAATGAGAAGCTTGACGTTTACACTATCTCCAATTCAGAAGATAAAATGAAGAGAGCAAATGCTCAGACAAAGTGGAAGGAGCCACCTAGAACAGAGGCAAAGTATTCTAACTCGGATGATGATCTGAATGCTCTCTTAAAG GATGAGGAAGACCTTGTGAATGCGCATCGGAAACAAGTGGAGGAAACAATGGACATTGTTCGAGAG GAGATGAATCTATTAGTTGAGGCAGATCAACCAGGGAACCAGCTGGACAATTATATTTCTCGATTAAATGCAATCCTTTCACAAAAGGCTGCTGGCATTCTAGAGTTGCAGAACCAGTTAGCTCATTTTCAAAGACGTCTAAAGGAGCACAATGTTCTTGTATCTTCTGGCAACTGA
- the LOC129895061 gene encoding 60S ribosomal protein L37-3-like has translation MGKGTGSFGKRRNKTHTLCVRCGRRSFHLQKSRCSACAYPAARKRSYNWSVKAIRRKTTGTGRMRYLRNVPRRFKTNFREGTEAAPRKKAAAASA, from the exons ATG ggTAAGGGAACAGGAAGCTTTGGTAAGAGGAGGAACAAGACTCACACACTGTGTGTGAGGTGCGGTCGCCGCAGTTTCCATCTCCAGAAGAGCCGTTGTTCTGCTTGTGCTTATCCTGCTGCCCGGAAAAGATCAT ACAACTGGAGTGTGAAGGCAATCCGCAGAAAGACAACTGGTACTGGCCGCATGAGGTACCTCCGCAACGTCCCTCGCAGATTCAAGACCAATTTCAGAGAAG GTACTGAAGCAGCTCCAAGGAAGAAGGCAGCAGCAGCTTCTGCTTGA
- the LOC129894372 gene encoding uncharacterized protein LOC129894372 — MSTTQGQAVTVRDLIEEAKKRIVILLLCVIGLSYIMSLTSSSVFVNLPAAALLIVMLRYLSLDVDARIKAATYKSKSSSLNSTIQKKQLDGPRRVNEKSDWRKKVDSPVVEDAIDHFARHMVSEWVTDLWYCRITSDRQGPEELVQIMNGVLGEISCRMRSINLIDLLTRDIVSLICTHLELFRTCKLRIEKKNSRSLTIEERDRELKLTLAADDKLHPALFSPEAEHKVLQHLMDGLISFTFRPEDLQCSLFRCIVRELLACVVIRPILNLVNPRFINERIESLAVSLKKADKGPTTAQTEQQSSPSVSEEVSAADHFSGVLDPSAKGVELVQFKRDQTNNAMENNTIDNENVTDFSKDPLLSIDTRSTRSWSSLPSQTNTDDGRSLQKQRSGGEWGEMLDLVSRRKTETLAPENLDNMWTKGRNYKRKEEGNLASDSLQQNSLQGAPKSQEHLKGMFRQKESERDNKVDVNHYLKANTQPFQYQEEDEQNLDEVESESTSSYTTDDEEPVSVTGLDSPGNKVWDAKNRRNINPIHHPLESNAGHKTRKGKASKGHIRSKHLNKVPSTRKKSRASSQTQHVWQEIQRSSFLVGDGHDILSSKDNEKPEVPSDHSDTEMPGRISSGINASSSSFSSSILENQKMDANSVKSSIIADSFLKLTCEVLSANIVKSGSKTFAVYSLSVTDVNNHSWSIKRRFRHFEELHRRLKEYHEYNLHLPPKHFLSTGLDVQVIRERCKFLNEYMKKLLQLSTVSNSIEVWDFLSVDSQTYSFSNSLSIIDTLPVNLDDIVRKVSKEPLPKICPRTDIISSTGEHYAERKERVLMHHPVADESRYGKKYVTLSPSKRPGKGTFEDSSSDSDNVQTNKVSIPATETTLKSVETNSRASHASSDSFVDAPVESSLPVEWVPPKVSAPVLDLVDVIFQLQDGGWIRRKAFWVAKQVLQLGMGDAFDDWLIEKIQRLRRGSVVAAGIRRVEQILWPDGIFITKHPRRHRPTPSASPSVGSPQNQPPTPSSSPTVEDIQKLDEIQQKEAEQRANLVYELMIEKAPAAVVGLVGHKEYEQCAKDLYYFIQSSVCLKLLVLDLVELILLSAFPELDGVFSTLHQEKNKFGEFKID, encoded by the exons ATGAGCACCACCCAAGGGCAGGCTGTGACGGTTCGGGACCTCATTGAAGAAGCTAAAAAGCGGATTGTTATCTTGCTCCTATGTGTCATTGGACTTTCGTATATCATGTCTC TAACGAGCTCTTCAGTATTTGTCAACTTGCCTGCTGCTGCTCTCCTAATTGTTATGCTTCGCTATCTATCTCTGGACGTTGATGCACGAATAAAAGCTGCTACATATAAAAGCAAGTCGTCCTCATTAAATAGTACTATTCAGAAGAAACAGTTAGATGGTCCAAGAAGAGTTAATGAGAAGTCTGATTGGAGGAAGAAAGTAGATTCACCTGTTGTGGAAGATGCAATAGACCACTTCGCTAGACACATGGTCTCTGAGTGGGTGACAGATCTCTGGTACTGCCGTATAACTTCTGATAGACAGGGTCCAGAGGAACTTGTGCAGATCATGAATGGCGTACTAGGGGAAATTTCATGTCGGATGAGATCCATCAATCTCATAGATCTTTTAACAAG GGATATTGTCAGTCTAATATGCACTCATTTGGAACTATTCCGTACATGCAAATTGAggattgagaaaaaaaattcaagatccTTGACTATAGAAGAGCGAGATCGGGAACTTAAACTGACGCTGGCTGCAGATGACAAGTTACATCCGGCTTTGTTTTCTCCAGAAGCTGAACACAAG GTTCTCCAGCATCTTATGGATGGTCTCATTTCATTCACGTTCAGACCAGAGGACTTGCAATGCTCTTTATTTCGCTGCATTGTGAGGGAGCTTCTTGCTTGCGTTGTGATACGACCAATACTGAATTTAGTTAACCCTAG GTTCATAAACGAGAGGATTGAATCTCTAGCCGTTTCCTTGAAGAAGGCTGATAAAGGTCCTACTACAGCTCAAACAGAACAGCAATCAAGTCCAAGTGTATCTGAAGAGGTATCAGCAGCAGATCATTTTTCTGGGGTGTTGGATCCTTCTGCGAAGGGTGTTGAACTTGTTCAGTTTAAAAGGGACCAAACTAACAATGCTATGGAGAATAATACGATAGACAATGAGAATGTAACAGATTTTTCAAAGGATCCTTTGCTTTCGATTGATACACGGTCTACTCGTTCTTGGAGTTCTTTGCCATCACAAACCAACACAGATGATGGGAGAAGTCTCCAGAAACAACGCTCTGGAGGAGAGTGGGGTGAAATGCTAGATTTGGTGTCACGTCGAAAGACTGAAACCCTGGCTCCGGAAAACTTAGACAACATGTGGACAAAAGGAAGAAACtataaaaggaaagaagaggGCAATCTAGCATCAGATTCACTCCAACAGAATTCTTTGCAAGGGGCACCTAAATCACAGGAGCACTTGAAGGGAATGTTTAGACAGAAAGAGAGTGAGAGGGATAATAAGGTTGACGTGAACCATTATTTGAAAGCTAATACTCAACCTTTTCAATATCAAGAGGAAGATGAGCAAAACTTGGATGAGGTCGAATCAGAGAGCACTAGTTCTTACACTACTGATGACGAGGAACCTGTTAGTGTGACAGGTCTTGATTCTCCTGGTAATAAAGTGTGGGATGCAAAAAATAGAAGGAATATCAATCCCATTCATCATCCACTTGAAAGTAATGCTGGTCATAAGACAAGAAAGGGAAAAGCTAGCAAAGGTCATATTCGCTCTAAGCACTTAAATAAAGTACCATCTACGAGGAAAAAATCCAGAGCGAGTAGCCAAACACAGCATGTATGGCAAGAGATTCAAAGATCGAGCTTCTTAGTAGGGGATGGACATGATATATTAAGCTCTAAAGATAATGAGAAACCAGAAGTTCCGAGCGATCACTCTGATACAGAAATGCCTGGTAGAATTTCAAGTGGCATCAATGCATCATCATCTTCTTTTTCAAGCAGCATTCTCGAAAATCAGAAAATGGATGCTAATTCTGTTAAAAGCTCTATAATTGCTGATTCCTTTTTGAAGTTAACATGTGAG GTCTTGAGTGCAAATATTGTAAAGAGTGGCTCAAAAACTTTTGCCGTTTATTCCTTATCTGTTACAGACGTGAACAATCATAGTTGGTCCATCAAAAGAAG GTTTCGTCATTTTGAGGAGCTACACAGACGTCTTAAGGAGTATCATGAGTACAATCTTCATTTGCCACCCAAACATTTTCTCTCTACAGGTCTGGATGTTCAAGTCATTCGAGAACGGTGCAAATTTCTTAACGAATATATGAAG AAACTGCTGCAGCTCTCAACTGTTTCCAACTCCATTGAGGTTTGGGACTTCCTCAGTGTTGATTCACAG ACATATAGCTTTTCAAATTCCCTTTCCATAATCGATACACTACCAG TTAACCTGGATGATATAGTACGCAAAGTAAGTAAAGAACCTCTGCCCAAGATTTGCCCAAGAACTGATATCATATCCTCCACGGGAGAGCATTATGCTGAAAGAAAGGAGCGAGTCTTGATGCATCATCCTGTGGCGGATGAATCAAGATATGGCAAAAAATATGTCACACTGTCCCCATCTAAAAGACCCGGCAAAGGAACTTTTGAGGATTCAAGTAGTGACTCCGACAATGTACAAACAAATAAAGTTTCAATTCCAGCCACAGAAACGACGCTAAAATCAGTTGAAACTAATTCACGTGCCTCGCATGCATCATCCGATTCCTTTGTTGATGCTCCTGTTGAATCCTCCCTTCCCGTAGAG TGGGTGCCTCCAAAGGTAAGTGCACCCGTTCTAGACCTGGTTGACGTCATTTTTCAGCTCCAAGATGGTGGTTGGATCAG GAGAAAGGCATTCTGGGTGGCGAAACAGGTTTTACAATTGGGAATGGGTGATGCATTTGATGACTGGCTGATTGAGAAAATCCAGCGTCTGCGCAGGGGTTCAGTAGTTGCTGCAGGCATCAGACGTGTTGAGCAG ATTCTATGGCCTGATGGAATATTCATAACAAAGCATCCAAGGCGACACCGTCCTACACCATCTGCCAGTCCATCCGTTGGTTCTCCACAAAACCAACCTCCTACTCCATCATCATCACCAACGGTTGAGGATATCCAGAAACTGGATGAGATACAACAGAAGGAAGCCGAACAGCGTGCAAACcttgtatatgagctgatgATTG AAAAAGCACCTGCTGCTGTTGTCGGACTCGTTGGTCACAAGGAATATGAACAATGTGCAAAGGATCTTTATTACTTCATCCAG TCATCTGTGTGTCTAAAGCTGTTAGTCCTTGATCTTGTTGAGCTGATACTGTTGTCCGCTTTCCCGGAGCTGGATGGCGTGTTCAGCACATTGCATCAGGAGAAGAACAAGTTTGGAGAGTTCAAAATAGATTAG